One segment of Tachyglossus aculeatus isolate mTacAcu1 chromosome 16, mTacAcu1.pri, whole genome shotgun sequence DNA contains the following:
- the MANEAL gene encoding glycoprotein endo-alpha-1,2-mannosidase-like protein: MEKKDMKINNRWKLQDKLLLPYKAQSEEQMERAETSASLFQGLSCSACGGTLVCNDDYLGEGKSFKETGSLPPTPELAAFFKKLGWWEGGPRHQGRSVHRAHGTGPHWDPKASAGFPSRRHIHHPPPPPPGPPGLLLLPPARALQLQGPPRPGGTHDSAQGGRHRYGAHGATYRYKSATGRSLPLFYIYDSYLPPPEAWAHLLTPWGSHSVRRTPYDGVFIALLVEEAHKRDILTAGFDGMYTYFASNGFSFGSSHRHWQAVKGFCDAHNLLFIPSVGPGYADTGVRPWDSHGTRNRVNGECYETAPQAALTVRLEIVSITSFNEWHEGTQIETAVPKKTVTRLYLDYLPHRPNLYLQLTRRWAERFDEEKERWLV, translated from the exons atggagaagaaagacatgaaaataaataacag GTGGAAGTTGCAGGATAAGTTGCTTCTTCCTTACAAAGCTCAATCGGAAGAGCagatggagagagcag AAACTTCAGCCTCCCTTTTCCAGGGACTCAGTTGCTCTGCGTGTGGGGGGACGTTGGTCTGCAATGATGACTACCTGGGGGAGGGAAAATCCTTCAAGGAGACGGGCTCCCTTCCTCCAACCCCGGAGCTTGCAGCCTTTTTCAAAAAACTTGGCTGGTGGGAGGGCGG CCCCCGGCACCAGGGCCGCTCCGTGCACCGGGCCCACGGCACCGGGCCCCACTGGGACCCCAAGGCCTCCGCCGGCTTCCCCAGCCGCCGCCACatacaccacccccccccccccccccccggaccacCTGGGCTCCTGCTTCTACCCCCAGCTCGGGCCCTACAGCTCCAGGGACCCCCGAGGCCTGGAGGAACACATGACTCGGCTCAAGGCGGCCGCCATCG GTACGGGGCCCACGGAGCCACGTACAGATACAAGAGTGCCACGGGACGGAGCCTGCCCCTCTTCTACATCTACGACTCTTACCTGCCCCCTCCGGAAGCCTGGGCCCACCTGTTGACGCCCTGGGGCTCCCACTCGGTCCGCCGCACCCCCTACGACGGCGTGTTCATCGCCCTGCTGGTGGAGGAGGCCCACAAGCGCGACATCCTGACGGCCGGCTTCGACGGCATGTACACGTACTTCGCCTCCAACGGCTTCTCCTTCGGCTCGTCCCACCGGCACTGGCAGGCGGTGAAGGGCTTCTGCGACGCCCACAACCTGCTGTTCATCCCCAGCGTGGGGCCGGGCTACGCGGACACCGGCGTCCGGCCCTGGGACAGCCACGGCACCCGCAACCGCGTCAACGGCGAGTGCTACGAGACGGCCCCGCAGGCCGCCCTGACCGTCCGGCTGGAGATCGTCTCCATCACCTCCTTCAACGAGTGGCACGAGGGCACCCAGATCGAGACGGCCGTGCCCAAGAAGACCGTGACCCGCCTCTACCTGGATTACCTGCCCCACCGACCCAACCTCTACCTGCAGCTGACGCGCCGCTGGGCCGAGCGCTTCGACGAGGAGAAGGAGCGGTGGCTCGTGTGA